A genomic window from Desulfosporosinus sp. Sb-LF includes:
- a CDS encoding fumarate hydratase, which yields MKEILVEEIVSAVEKLCIGANYDLGSDIMTGFQKALKEERSPIGIEVLERLIENAEIAHAERVPMCQDTGMAVLFVEIGQDLHVVGGGLTEAINEGVRRGYDLGYLRKSVVKDPFERVNTGDNTPAVIHYDIVPGDSLHLVVAPKGFGSENMGGLKMCKPSEGLEGAMQFVVDTVERAGGNPCPPIIVGVGVGGTMEKATFLAKKSLLRKVGNHNQEERLAKIEEELLDRVNRLGIGPQGFGGVTTALAVNVEVYPTHIAGMPVAVNIGCHATRHIEITLQGRVI from the coding sequence ATGAAGGAAATACTAGTGGAAGAAATCGTTTCAGCAGTTGAAAAGCTTTGTATCGGGGCTAATTATGACCTGGGTTCGGACATTATGACTGGGTTTCAAAAGGCGTTAAAGGAGGAGCGCTCTCCAATAGGTATTGAGGTGCTGGAACGTCTCATTGAGAACGCCGAAATCGCGCACGCGGAAAGAGTCCCAATGTGTCAGGACACCGGGATGGCGGTGCTTTTTGTTGAAATAGGCCAGGATTTGCACGTCGTCGGTGGGGGCCTCACGGAGGCAATCAACGAAGGGGTACGCCGTGGCTATGACTTAGGATATTTGCGTAAATCAGTGGTGAAAGACCCTTTTGAACGGGTTAATACAGGAGATAACACTCCTGCCGTGATTCACTATGATATTGTTCCTGGTGATTCACTGCACCTAGTAGTGGCACCAAAAGGGTTTGGAAGTGAAAACATGGGAGGCTTAAAAATGTGCAAGCCTTCTGAAGGTTTGGAGGGCGCGATGCAATTTGTCGTGGACACGGTCGAACGTGCGGGTGGAAACCCTTGTCCTCCGATTATTGTCGGAGTGGGTGTGGGCGGAACGATGGAAAAAGCAACCTTCCTTGCCAAAAAGAGCTTACTTCGTAAAGTGGGAAACCATAATCAGGAAGAGCGTCTGGCGAAAATTGAGGAAGAGTTATTAGATCGGGTTAATCGACTTGGCATTGGTCCCCAAGGATTTGGCGGCGTGACGACGGCACTCGCTGTCAACGTAGAAGTATATCCCACGCATATTGCCGGAATGCCCGTTGCAGTAAACATCGGTTGCCATGCGACACGCCATATAGAAATCACATTGCAAGGGAGGGTAATCTAA